A DNA window from Porphyromonas gingivalis ATCC 33277 contains the following coding sequences:
- a CDS encoding tetratricopeptide repeat protein translates to MNEELPKTITSRQLVRMLKDASGESKGMKFCFLIGAGASMSSGIPTGADLARKWIQEIEEDCGKDDFAKWKNKVQISEDNVGEFYPQIYEKRFGHIPESGYDCIRHYMEGKEPSLGYLILANIMVREKHNVVITTNFDNLLEDAIRTYTKEKPFIAGHEALAGYVPKRSDRPIILKVHRDLFFHPFSDREHTGTIQKAWEDILDRFLSDYFLIVLGYGGNDESLMDYFTSLNNRKQIYWCVYNPGEEPSNQDSENDLSWREHLWGKLSSKARNILNPNDFLIAINGFDIFMYDCYAALGYKFLDGIEEIKRPNPMHELLEATYRRLENINAQRKEISEIKRSLSQETSASYHNVLSGALSYLFDANQETDIDKKDKIYQEGIAKYPQDANLLGDYANFLHTIRHDYDQAEMYYKQALEADPKNAITLGNYAVFLNNIRHAYDQAERYYKQALEADPNHANTLGNYANFLCNIRHAYDQAEVYYKQALEADPKNANALGNYASFLHTIRHAYDQAEAYYKRALEADPNHANTFGNYANFLCNIRHAYDQAEVYYKQALEADPNHANTLGNYALFLHTIRHAYDQAETYYKRALEVGPNHANNLGNYASFLHDIRHAYDQAEAYYKRALEADPKNVVTLGNYANFLCNIRHAYDQAEVYYRRALEADPKNAVTLGNYAVFLNDIRHDYDQAERYYKKALDADQKNANALGNYAVFLNNIRHDYDQGERYYKKALDADPNHANTLGNYASFLHTIRHAYDQAEVYYKRALEADPNHANTLRNYALFLHIIRHAYDQAEVYYKRALEADPNHANNLGNYALFLQDIRHAYDQAESYYKRGLEADPKNANNLGNYALFLNNIRHDYDQAETYYKRALEVDPKSANKLGNYAHFLITCRGDFKRADSLIQQAFENADNDEETKPLQAKLWFYRYAHYYEEWGAEAEKELAALLNAGAKSIGWNLAPDIELARKNRHPHIEQVEAFAKALTEKA, encoded by the coding sequence ATGAATGAGGAGCTACCAAAAACTATCACCTCAAGACAACTTGTCAGGATGCTGAAAGATGCTTCCGGAGAATCCAAAGGGATGAAATTCTGTTTCTTGATAGGGGCAGGAGCATCCATGTCTTCCGGCATTCCCACCGGAGCAGATTTGGCAAGGAAATGGATCCAGGAGATAGAAGAGGATTGCGGTAAGGACGATTTTGCGAAATGGAAGAATAAGGTTCAAATTTCAGAGGACAACGTGGGAGAGTTCTATCCGCAGATCTATGAAAAACGTTTTGGCCATATTCCTGAATCCGGTTACGATTGTATTAGACATTATATGGAGGGTAAAGAGCCATCCCTTGGCTACCTTATTTTGGCTAATATCATGGTGAGGGAAAAGCACAATGTGGTGATCACGACCAATTTCGACAATCTTTTGGAAGATGCCATTCGTACTTATACGAAGGAAAAACCTTTCATCGCCGGGCATGAGGCTTTGGCCGGTTATGTGCCCAAACGTAGCGATAGGCCTATTATTCTGAAGGTCCATCGGGATTTGTTCTTCCATCCCTTTTCTGATCGGGAGCATACCGGAACCATACAAAAAGCCTGGGAAGACATATTAGATAGATTCCTTTCGGATTATTTTCTGATTGTGCTTGGCTATGGGGGAAATGACGAAAGCTTAATGGACTATTTCACATCGCTCAATAATCGGAAGCAGATTTATTGGTGTGTATACAATCCTGGAGAAGAGCCATCTAATCAAGATTCAGAAAACGATCTTTCTTGGCGAGAGCATCTTTGGGGTAAACTCTCTTCAAAAGCTCGAAACATACTGAATCCTAATGATTTTCTGATAGCAATAAATGGATTTGATATATTTATGTACGATTGTTATGCTGCATTAGGGTATAAATTTCTTGATGGAATAGAGGAAATAAAAAGACCTAATCCAATGCATGAGCTATTAGAGGCGACTTATCGACGTCTTGAGAATATTAATGCACAAAGAAAAGAAATCTCAGAGATAAAAAGGAGTTTGTCACAGGAAACCTCAGCATCATATCACAATGTTTTGTCCGGTGCTTTGAGCTATTTGTTTGACGCAAATCAAGAGACAGATATAGACAAGAAAGACAAGATCTACCAAGAAGGTATTGCCAAGTATCCTCAAGATGCGAATCTATTGGGAGATTATGCCAATTTCTTACATACTATTCGTCACGATTACGACCAAGCCGAGATGTATTACAAGCAAGCATTAGAGGCAGATCCGAAGAACGCAATTACTCTTGGCAATTATGCCGTATTTTTAAATAATATTCGCCACGCTTACGACCAAGCCGAGAGGTATTACAAGCAAGCATTAGAGGCAGATCCGAATCATGCGAATACTCTTGGGAATTATGCCAATTTCTTATGTAATATCCGTCACGCTTACGACCAAGCCGAGGTGTATTACAAGCAAGCATTAGAGGCTGATCCGAAGAATGCTAATGCCCTTGGGAATTATGCCTCATTCTTACATACTATTCGTCACGCTTACGACCAAGCCGAGGCATATTACAAGCGAGCATTAGAGGCAGATCCGAATCATGCGAATACTTTTGGGAATTATGCCAATTTCTTATGTAATATTCGTCACGCTTACGACCAAGCCGAGGTGTATTACAAGCAAGCATTAGAGGCAGATCCGAATCATGCGAATACTCTTGGGAATTATGCCTTATTCTTACATACTATCCGTCACGCTTACGACCAAGCCGAGACATATTACAAGCGAGCATTAGAGGTAGGTCCGAATCATGCGAATAATCTTGGGAATTATGCCTCATTCTTACATGATATTCGTCACGCTTACGACCAAGCCGAGGCGTATTACAAGCGAGCATTAGAGGCAGATCCGAAGAATGTAGTTACTCTTGGGAATTATGCCAATTTCTTATGTAATATTCGTCACGCTTACGACCAAGCCGAGGTGTATTACAGGCGAGCATTAGAGGCAGATCCGAAGAATGCAGTTACTCTTGGCAATTATGCCGTATTCTTAAATGATATCCGCCACGATTATGACCAAGCCGAGAGGTATTACAAGAAAGCATTAGATGCTGATCAGAAGAATGCTAATGCCCTTGGCAATTATGCCGTATTTTTAAATAATATCCGTCACGATTACGACCAAGGCGAGAGGTATTACAAGAAAGCATTAGATGCTGATCCGAATCATGCGAATACTCTTGGGAATTATGCCTCATTCTTACATACTATCCGTCACGCTTACGACCAAGCCGAGGTGTATTACAAGCGAGCATTAGAGGCAGATCCTAATCATGCGAATACTCTTAGAAATTATGCCTTATTCTTACATATTATTCGTCATGCTTACGACCAAGCCGAGGTGTATTACAAGCGAGCATTAGAGGCAGATCCTAATCATGCGAATAATCTTGGAAATTATGCCTTATTCTTACAGGATATTCGTCACGCTTACGACCAAGCCGAGTCGTATTACAAAAGAGGATTAGAGGCAGATCCGAAGAATGCGAATAATCTTGGGAATTATGCCTTATTCTTAAATAATATTCGTCACGATTACGACCAAGCCGAGACGTATTACAAGCGAGCATTAGAGGTAGATCCGAAGAGTGCCAATAAGCTTGGCAATTATGCTCATTTTCTCATTACGTGTCGGGGGGATTTCAAACGTGCTGATAGCTTGATTCAGCAAGCATTCGAGAATGCCGATAATGACGAAGAGACGAAACCCTTGCAGGCCAAGTTATGGTTCTACAGATATGCGCACTATTACGAGGAATGGGGTGCCGAGGCGGAAAAAGAGCTGGCGGCTTTGCTGAATGCCGGAGCGAAATCCATCGGCTGGAACTTGGCCCCGGATATAGAGCTGGCTCGGAAAAACCGGCATCCACATATAGAGCAGGTGGAAGCCTTTGCCAAGGCATTGACTGAGAAAGCATAG